A stretch of Allostreptomyces psammosilenae DNA encodes these proteins:
- the pgsA gene encoding phosphatidylinositol phosphate synthase, translating to MLNKYARAFFTRVLTPIASVLLRAGISPDVVTLVGTAGVVAGALVFYPRGAFFWGTVVIALFVFSDLVDGTMARLSGRSTKWGAFLDSTLDRVADAAVFGGLAMWFAGEGDNQMMVALALFCLASGQVVSYTKARAESLGLRCDVSGLVERAERLVISLVATGLAGLHDFGVPWVDWLLPIALWLLAVGSAITLVQRMTAVRRDALGGPAAGGADGTGRAGQAPPGDPAPPDGAGGPDGLARTGGTVPTAVAHPRPHAEGGTA from the coding sequence ATGCTCAACAAGTACGCGCGGGCGTTCTTCACGCGCGTCCTCACCCCGATCGCCTCCGTGCTGCTGCGCGCCGGCATCAGCCCGGACGTCGTCACGCTCGTCGGTACCGCGGGTGTGGTGGCCGGGGCCCTGGTGTTCTATCCGCGCGGCGCCTTCTTCTGGGGCACCGTGGTGATCGCGCTCTTCGTGTTCTCCGACCTCGTCGACGGCACCATGGCCCGGCTGTCCGGCCGCTCCACCAAGTGGGGCGCCTTCCTGGACTCCACCCTGGACCGGGTGGCCGACGCCGCCGTCTTCGGCGGCCTGGCCATGTGGTTCGCCGGCGAGGGCGACAACCAGATGATGGTCGCCCTGGCGCTGTTCTGCCTCGCCAGCGGGCAGGTCGTCTCCTACACCAAGGCCCGCGCCGAGAGCCTCGGCCTGCGCTGCGACGTCTCCGGCCTGGTCGAACGGGCCGAGCGCCTGGTGATCTCGCTGGTCGCCACCGGGCTGGCCGGTCTGCACGACTTCGGCGTGCCGTGGGTCGACTGGCTGCTGCCGATCGCCCTGTGGCTGCTGGCCGTGGGCAGCGCCATCACCCTGGTGCAGCGGATGACCGCGGTGCGCCGCGACGCCCTGGGCGGCCCCGCGGCCGGCGGGGCGGACGGCACCGGCCGCGCCGGCCAGGCGCCCCCCGGCGACCCGGCCCCGCCGGACGGCGCGGGCGGCCCGGACGGCCTGGCCCGGACCGGCGGCACCGTCCCGACCGCGGTGGCCCACCCCCGCCCGCACGCCGAGGGCGGCACCGCGTGA